GATTCTGGACGACAGCAGCCGCAATCTGCAAAAGCTGATTGAGCAACTGCTGGACTATAATCGCAAGCTGGCTAATGGGGCCGTGCAACTGGAGCCGGTGGCGTTAGCCCCCCTGGTGGAGCAGGTGATTGCCGCCAATAGCCTTCCGGCGCGGGCAAAAGCCATGCAGACCCACTGCAATCTGGCGCAACAGCCTTGTCTGGCGCAGCCGCAGCTATTACTGAGCGTGCTGGATAATCTCTACTCTAACGCGGTGCACTATGGCAGTGAATCCGGTACTATCGGCATCCGCAGTCAGGTGGTGGATAACCAGTTGCAAATCGATATAACAAACACCGGTAATCCTGTCTCTGCGGCAGAAAGAGAAATGATTTTTGAGCCTTTTTTCCAGGGAAGCCAACAACGTAAAGGGGCAGTGAAAGGAAGTGGCCTGGGGCTGAGTATTGCCCGGGACTGTGTGCGGCGTATGCACGGCACGCTCGCCCTGGTGGATGTCGATGATGCTGACGTCTGTTTCCGGATCCTGCTACCCGTTTACCTCGGGAATAAAACGAAATGATACCCATATTTACTGTTTTGTCGCGCGCTTGCCGGGCGTGGCGGCGAATGATGACCTGCGGGGCGGTGGTGATTGCGTCATCCCTGGCAGGCGGCTGTGTGCCTGACAGCGTTCACAGCGTGATTCACCCTAAAGACGAGCTACCGCAGCCCCGCCAGCAGCTGGATGACTATTTAACCGTCGGCTGTACCCGGATCTGGCAATTAGCGGAGCCTGCTTCAGAAAATAATCCGCTGTACTGGCTGCGGGCGATGGATTGCGCTCGCTCGCTCTCCCCGGCGGAGGCGCGGGTCATTGCCCACCGCCACGAAGAGCCGACCTGGCAGGAGGCATTCCGGCGGGGGATCCTGCTGGCCGATGCCCGGATCACGCCCCAGGAGCGTCAGCGCTATATGACCACCCTGGACGCCACCGCAGACAGCGTTCCCCCCCATGTGCAGCCGCTCTACCAGGTGTGGCGGGCCGGGCAGCAGTTGCAGCTGAAGCTGGTTGCCGAACGGGGGCGCTACAATAAGCTGCGCCAGACCACGGATACCGAGCTGGAAGGCATGCGCGTACAGCAAACCCATTTGCAAAGCCAGCTGGAGGCCACCACCCGGAAGCTAAAAAGCCTGACCGATATTGAGCGCCAGCTCTCTACCCGCAAACCCTCCGCAGGCTACTTGCCTGACGCCAGCCAGGTCAGCAGCGAGGGCGCCGCCGCCCCTGACAGCCACTCAGTGAAGGAGAAACAATGACCACTGCCAAATCAGCCCGTCTGCTGCTGGTAGATGATGATCCGGGGTTGCTTAAACTGCTGGGGCTGCGCCTGACCAGCGAAGGCTACCTGGTGACCACCGCCCCCAGCGGCCACGATGCCTTGCGGGCACTGGGCAGGGAGCAAATTGATCTGGTTATCAGCGATCTGCGTATGGATGAGATGGACGGCATGCAGCTTTTTAGCGAGATCCAGAAGCTGCAACCCGGCCTGCCGGTGATTATCCTCACGGCTCACGGTTCGATACCCGATGCGGTCGCCGCGACACAGCAGGGGGTGTTTGGCTTTCTGACCAAACCGGTCGATAAAGACGCCCTGTACAGCGCCATTAATGATGCGCTGGCCCATTCGGCCACCGGGGGGGATGAACAGTGGCACGGCAGTATCGTCACCCGCAGCCCGGTAATGCTGCGCCTGCTGGAGCAGGCGCGGCTGGTGGCCCAGTCGGATGTCAGCGTGCTGATTAACGGCGCCAGCGGCACCGGTAAAGAGGTGCTGGCCCGGGCCATTCATAACGCCAGCCCGCGCAGTAAAAAGCCGTTTGTGGCGATAAACTGCGGGGCGCTGCCTGAGCAGCTACTGGAGTCGGAGCTGTTTGGCCACGCCCGGGGAGCATTTACCGGGGCGGTCAGCAGCCGTGAGGGGCTGTTTCAGGCCGCCCAGGGCGGCACGCTGTTTCTGGATGAGATAGGCGATATGCCCGCCCCGCTTCAGGTTAAGCTGCTGCGGGTGCTGCAGGAGCGCAAAGTGCGCCCGCTGGGGAGCAATAACGATATCGACATTGATGTGCGGGTGATTTCGGCCACCCACCGGGATCTGCCTAAAGCCATGGCGCGCAATGAATTCCGGGAAGATCTCTACTACCGGCTCAATGTTGTCAGCCTGAAACTCCCGGCATTACAGGAGCGGGCAGAGGATATCCCGCTGCTGGCAAACTACCTGCTGCGCCAGACGGCCGATCGCAGTAAGCCCCAGGTGCGCAGCTTTTCCACCGATGCGATGAAACGGCTGATGACCGCCTCCTGGCCGGGTAATGTTCGCCAACTGGTCAACGTGATAGAGCAGTGCGTGGCGCTGACCTCAGCCCCGGTGATTAATGATGCCCTGGTCGAGCAGGCGCTGGACGGGGAAAATACCGTATTGCCCACCTTCGCTGAGGCAAGAAACCAGTTTGAACTCAATTATTTAAGAAAGATTTTACAGATAACCAAAGGGAATGTGACCCAGGCGGCGAGAATGGCCGGGCGTAACCGCACCGAGTTCTATAAACTGTTAGGGCGTCACGAACTGGATGCCAACGACTTTAAAGAGTAGTTTGTTGCCGCAATGACGGGAAGAATATGGTAATTTGTGCGCCCAGAGCTGCGTTCTTCTGCCCCGCGGGCAGTTTTTAAGGATCCACCATGAAAAAAATTGATGCGATAATTAAGCCTTTCAAACTGGATGATGTGCGCGAAGCGCTTGCGGAAGTTGGCATTACCGGGATGACGGTAACGGAAGTTAAGGGTTTTGGTCGCCAGAAAGGGCATACCGAACTCTACCGTGGTGCGGAGTATATGGTGGATTTTCTGCCGAAGGTGAAGATTGAAATTGTCGTGCCTGACGACATTATGGATATCTGTGTCGACACCATTATCCGCACGGCCCAGACCGGGAAAATCGGCGACGGGAAAATCTTCGTGTTTGATGTGGCCCGGGTTGTCAGAATCCGTACCGGTGAAGAGGACGACGCGGCCATTTAAGCCACGGCAGACAGAACGAAAAAAGGCGGGAAATCCCGCCTTTTTTGCGTTTACATCACCTTGTGAGGGCCAAAGCACTCATAGTGAATGCGTGTGGGCTCCACGCCTGCTGCCGTTAACTGCTGTGCCACCATCTGCATAAATGGCAGCGGGCCGCACATCCAGTATTGCATATCCGGATCCCGGAGCTGCTCGCCAAGGCTGGTAACGTCCATCAGCCCCTGATGGGTGTAGCGCGGGCTGAGCCTGTCCTGCTCGTCGGGCTGCCGGTACCAGATTTTGCTGGTAAAGTGCGCAAGCCTGGCGCCTTGCTCTGCCACTTCACTGGCGAAGGCATGGGCCGCGCCGTTTTCTGCCGCGTGCAGCCAGTTGACCTGCCCCTGGTGCCCGCTGCTGGCCAGCGTATCCAGCATGGCCAGCATGGGTGTCTGGCCCACACCGGCTGAAATCAGCGTCACTGGCGTGTTGCTCTCCACCTGCATAAAGAAATCCCCGGCCGGTGCAACCAGGCTCACCACATCACCCACATTTGCGCTATCGTGCAGCCAGCCTGAGACCAGGCCGCCATTTTCCCGTTTTACGGCGATCCGGTAGCCTTTGCCATCCGGCTTGCGGGTCAGTGAATACTGGCGAATCTCCTGCCAGGCGAAGTTTTCCGGTTTGATCCAGATCCCCAGATACTGGCCCGGCTGGTAATCCGCTACCGCAAGGCCATCTACCGGCTCGAACTCGAAGCTGGTAATCACGCTGCTGCGGGCGGTTTTTTTCGCCAGGCGGAAAGGGCGGGTGCCGCGCCAGCCGCCGGTTTTCTCCGCAGAGGCCTGGTAGATGTCTGCTTCCCGGTTAATAAAGATATCCGCCAGTACGCCATAGGCTTTTCCCCAGGCATCCAGCACCTCCTGCCCCGGGTGGTACAGTTCATCCAGAGTAGCCAGTAAATGCTTACCAACAATCTGATACTGCTCAGGTTTTATCTGAAAACTGGTGTGTTTCTGGGCGATTTTTTCAACGGCCGGCAGCAGCGCCGGAAGGTTATCAATATTGCCGGCATAAGCGGCGATGGCGTTAAACAGAGCTTCGCGCTGGTCGCCATTGCGCTGGTTGCTCATATTGAAAATGTCCTGCAGTTCCGGGTTATACCGGAACATGCGATCATAAAAATGTGCGGTCAGTTTCGGCCCGGTGGCGGCCAGTAACGGCAGAGTGGATTTTACTGTTGCGATGGTCTGGGGATCTAACATAGCGCTTACCTTCTTACGGATTTTACATAAATTTAATGATGTATTTTAAATGCATCTTATTTGTTTAACATTATCCTGTAAATGGTTTTTATCTTTAACATTTGGCTGTTTTGTAAGCCTATGAATAAACCGCATGATAATCATGAAAAAATGTCGCTCCAGCTCGTAATGATAAACGGGTATAAATTCAGTAATAGCAGCAAGCCAAACGTTTGCGTAAAAACCTTTGGCAACAGCAGGCTTCCCGGTTTACACTGTGGCCCGCTGAATAATTTCATACCATGATCCCGCAGGTAGCGCGCCGTTTTTGCCGTGATGTATTGAAAAATCAATATGATAAGCAAAAAAAGCGCAGTCAGTGCGATCGCCGGGGTATAAATTGCGTCAATTTACTGTTAGCTGAGCCAGGAGATGCGGATGTTAAAGCGAGAAATGAACATAGCCGATTATGATGCCGAACTGTGGCAGGCCATGGAGCAAGAAAAAGTACGTCAGGAAGAGCACATCGAACTGA
This Shimwellia blattae DSM 4481 = NBRC 105725 DNA region includes the following protein-coding sequences:
- the hmpA gene encoding NO-inducible flavohemoprotein; amino-acid sequence: MLDPQTIATVKSTLPLLAATGPKLTAHFYDRMFRYNPELQDIFNMSNQRNGDQREALFNAIAAYAGNIDNLPALLPAVEKIAQKHTSFQIKPEQYQIVGKHLLATLDELYHPGQEVLDAWGKAYGVLADIFINREADIYQASAEKTGGWRGTRPFRLAKKTARSSVITSFEFEPVDGLAVADYQPGQYLGIWIKPENFAWQEIRQYSLTRKPDGKGYRIAVKRENGGLVSGWLHDSANVGDVVSLVAPAGDFFMQVESNTPVTLISAGVGQTPMLAMLDTLASSGHQGQVNWLHAAENGAAHAFASEVAEQGARLAHFTSKIWYRQPDEQDRLSPRYTHQGLMDVTSLGEQLRDPDMQYWMCGPLPFMQMVAQQLTAAGVEPTRIHYECFGPHKVM
- the glnB gene encoding nitrogen regulatory protein P-II, which produces MKKIDAIIKPFKLDDVREALAEVGITGMTVTEVKGFGRQKGHTELYRGAEYMVDFLPKVKIEIVVPDDIMDICVDTIIRTAQTGKIGDGKIFVFDVARVVRIRTGEEDDAAI
- the glrR gene encoding two-component system response regulator GlrR, with product MTTAKSARLLLVDDDPGLLKLLGLRLTSEGYLVTTAPSGHDALRALGREQIDLVISDLRMDEMDGMQLFSEIQKLQPGLPVIILTAHGSIPDAVAATQQGVFGFLTKPVDKDALYSAINDALAHSATGGDEQWHGSIVTRSPVMLRLLEQARLVAQSDVSVLINGASGTGKEVLARAIHNASPRSKKPFVAINCGALPEQLLESELFGHARGAFTGAVSSREGLFQAAQGGTLFLDEIGDMPAPLQVKLLRVLQERKVRPLGSNNDIDIDVRVISATHRDLPKAMARNEFREDLYYRLNVVSLKLPALQERAEDIPLLANYLLRQTADRSKPQVRSFSTDAMKRLMTASWPGNVRQLVNVIEQCVALTSAPVINDALVEQALDGENTVLPTFAEARNQFELNYLRKILQITKGNVTQAARMAGRNRTEFYKLLGRHELDANDFKE
- the qseG gene encoding two-component system QseEF-associated lipoprotein QseG codes for the protein MTCGAVVIASSLAGGCVPDSVHSVIHPKDELPQPRQQLDDYLTVGCTRIWQLAEPASENNPLYWLRAMDCARSLSPAEARVIAHRHEEPTWQEAFRRGILLADARITPQERQRYMTTLDATADSVPPHVQPLYQVWRAGQQLQLKLVAERGRYNKLRQTTDTELEGMRVQQTHLQSQLEATTRKLKSLTDIERQLSTRKPSAGYLPDASQVSSEGAAAPDSHSVKEKQ